A window of the Hordeum vulgare subsp. vulgare unplaced genomic scaffold, MorexV3_pseudomolecules_assembly, whole genome shotgun sequence genome harbors these coding sequences:
- the LOC123423430 gene encoding DNA-directed RNA polymerase subunit beta, giving the protein MLRNGNEGMSTIPGFSQIQFEGFFRFINQALAEELDKFPTIKDPDHEIAFQLFAKGYQLLEPSIKERDAVYESLTYSSELYVSARLIFGFDVQKQTISIGNIPIMNSLGTFIINGIYRIVINQILLSPGIYYRSELDHKGISIYTGTIISDWGGRSELAIDKKERIWARVSRKQKISILVLSSAMGSNLREILDNVSYPEIFLSFPNAKEKKRIESKEKAILEFYQQFACVGGDLVFSESLCEELQKKFFQQKCELGRIGRRNMNRRLNLDIPQNNTFLLPRDVLAATDHLIGMKFGTGILDDDDMNHLKNKRIRSVADLLQDQFGLALGRLQHAVQKTIRRVFIRQSKPTPQTLVTPTSTSILLITTYETFFGTYPLSQVFDQTNPLTQTVHGRKVSCLGPGGLTGRTASFRSRDIHPSHYGRICPIDTSEGINVGLTGSLAIHARIDHLWGSIESPFYEISAEKAKEKKERQVVYLSPNRDEYYMIAAGNSLSLNQGIQEEQVVPARYRQEFLTIAWEQIHVRSIFPFQYFSIGGSLIPFIEHNDANRALMSSNMQRQAVPLSRSEKCIVGTGLERQTALDSRVSVIAEREGKIISTDSHKILLSSSGKTISIPLVNHRRSNKNTCMHQKPRVPRGKSIKKGQILAEGAATVGGELALGKNVLVAYMPWEGYNFEDAVLISERLVYEDIYTSFHIRKYEIQTDTTSQGSAEKITKEIPHLEEHLLRNLDKNGVVRLGSWVETGDILVGKLTPQIASESSYIAEAGLLRAIFGLEVSTSKETSLKLPIGGRGRVIDVKWIQRDPLDIMVRVYILQKREIKVGDKVAGRHGNKGIISKILPRQDMPYLQDGTPVDMVFNPLGVPSRMNVGQIFESSLGLAGDLLKKHYRIAPFDERYEQEASRKLVFSELYEASKETKNPWVFEPEYPGKSRIFDGRTGDPFEQPVLIGKSYILKLIHQVDEKIHGRSTGPYSLVTQQPVRGRAKQGGQRVGEMEVWALEGFGVAHILQEILTYKSDHLIARQEILNATIWGKRIPNHEDPPESFRVLVRELRSLALELNHFLVSEKNFQVNREEV; this is encoded by the coding sequence ATGCTCCGGAATGGAAACGAGGGAATGTCCACAATACCCGGATTTAGTCAGATCCAATTCGAGGGATTTTTTAGGTTCATTAATCAAGCCTTGGCAGAAGAACTTGACAAGTTTCCAACAATTAAAGATCCAGATCACGAAATTGCATTTCAATTATTTGCGAAAGGATATCAATTGCTAGAACCCTCGATAAAAGAAAGAGATGCTGTGTATGAATCACTCACCTATTCTTCCGAATTATATGTATCTGCGAGATTAATTTTTGGTTTCGATGTGCAAAAGCAAACCATTTCTATCGGAAACATTCCTATAATGAATTCCTTAGGAACCTTTATTATAAATGGAATATACCGAATTGTGATCAATCAAATATTGCTAAGTCCTGGTATTTACTACCGCTCGGAATTAGATCATAAGGGAATTTCTATCTACACCGGGACTATAATATCAGATTGGGGAGGGAGATCGGAAttagcaattgataaaaaagAAAGGATATGGGCTCGCGTgagtagaaaacaaaagataTCTATTCTAGTTCTATCATCAGCTATGGGTTCGAATCTAAGAGAAATTCTAGATAATGTTTCCTACCCTGAAATTTTCTTGTCTTTCCCGaatgctaaggagaagaagaggattgAGTCAAAAGAAAAAGCTATTTTGGAGTTTTATCAACAATTTGCTTGTGTAGGTGGGGACCTGGTATTTTCGGAGTCCTTATGCGAGGAATTACAAAAGAAATTTTTTCAACAAAAATGTGAATTAGGAAGGATTGGTCGACGAAATATGAATCGGAGACTTAATCTTGATATACCTCAGAACAATACATTCTTGTTACCACGAGATGTATTGGCCGCTACGGATCATTTGATTGGAATGAAATTTGGAACGGGTATACTTGACGATGACGATATGAATCACTTGAAAAATAAACGTATTCGTTCGGTTGCGGATCTGTTACAAGATCAATTCGGATTGGCTCTTGGTCGTTTACAACATGCAGTTCAAAAAACTATTCGTAGAGTATTCATACGTCAATCGAAACCGACTCCCCAAACTTTGGTAACTCCAACTTCAACTTCAATTTTATTAATAACTACTTATGAGACCTTTTTTGGCACATACCCATTATCTCAAGTTTTTGATCAAACGAATCCATTGACACAAACTGTTCATGGGCGAAAAGTGAGTTGTTTAGGTCCTGGAGGGTTGACGGGGAGAACCGCAAGTTTTCGGAGCCGAGATATTCATCCGAGTCACTATGGGCGTATTTGTCCAATTGACACGTCTGAAGGAATCAATGTTGGACTTACTGGATCCTTAGCAATTCATGCGAGAATTGATCACTTGTGGGGATCTATAGAGAGTCCGTTTTATGAAATATCTGctgagaaagcaaaagaaaaaaaagagagacagGTGGTTTATCTATCACCAAATAGAGATGAGTATTATATGATAGCAGCAGGAAATTCTTTGTCCTTGAATCAAGGTATTCAGGAAGAACAGGTTGTTCCAGCTAGATACCGCCAAGAATTCTTGACTATTGCATGGGAACAGATTCATGTTAGAAGTATTTTTCCTTTCCAATATTTTTCTATTGGGGGTTCTCTCATTCCTTTTATTGAGCACAATGATGCGAATCGGGCTTTAATGAGTTCTAATATGCAGCGCCAAGCAGTTCCACTTTCTCGGTCCGAGAAATGCATTGTTGGAACTGGATTGGAACGCCAAACAGCTCTAGATTCGAGGGTTTCCGTTATAGCCGAACGCGAGGGAAAGATCATTTCTACTGATAGTCATAAGATACTTTTATCAAGTAGTGGGAAGACTATAAGTATTCCTTTAGTTAACCACCGTCGCTCTAACAAAAATACTTGTATGCACCAAAAACCTCGGGTTCCACGGGGTAAATCCATTAAAAAAGGACAAATTTTAGCAGAAGGAGCTGCTACAGTTGGGGGGGAACTTGCTTTAGGAAAAAACGTATTAGTAGCTTATATGCCATGGGAAGGTTACAATTTTGAAGACGCAGTACTAATTAGCGAACGTTTGGTATATGAGGATATTTATACCTCTTTTCACATCCGGAAATATGAAATTCAGACGGATACGACAAGCCAGGGCTCCGCTGAAAAAATCACTAAAGAAATACCACATCTAGAAGAACATTTACTCCGCAATTTGGACAAAAATGGAGTTGTTAGGTTGGGATCCTGGGTAGAAACTGGTGATATTTTAGTAGGTAAATTAACGCCTCAGATAGCGAGCGAATCATCATATATCGCAGAAGCTGGATTATTACGGGCCATATTCGGCCTTGAGGTTTCCACTTCAAAAGAAACTTCTCTGAAATTACCTATAGGTGGAAGAGGGCGCGTTATCGATGTGAAATGGATCCAAAGGGACCCCCTCGACATAATGGTTCGTGTATATATTTTACAGAAACGTGAAATCAAAGTTGGGGATAAAGTAGCCGGAAGACATGGGAATAAAGGGATCATTTCCAAAATTTTGCCTAGGCAAGATATGCCCTATTTGCAAGATGGAACACCCGTTGATATGGTCTTCAATCCCTTAGGAGTACCCTCCCGAATGAATGTGGGACAAATATTTGAAAGCTCGCTCGGATTAGCGGGGGATCTGCTAAAGAAACATTATAGAATAGCACCCTTTGATGAGAGATATGAGCAAGAGGCTTCAAGAAAACTTGTGTTTTCAGAATTATATGAAGCCagtaaagaaacaaaaaatcCATGGGTATTTGAACCCGAGTACCCGGGAAAAAGCAGAATATTTGATGGAAGAACAGGCGACCCCTTTGAGCAACCTGTTCTAATAGGGAAGTCCTATATCTTAAAATTAATTCATCAAGTTGATGAGAAAATTCATGGGCGTTCTACTGGGCCCTACTCACTTGTTACACAACAACCGGTTAGAGGAAGAGCCAAGCAAGGGGGACAACGAGTAGGAGAAATGGAAGTTTGGGCTTTAGAAGGATTTGGTGTTGCTCATATTTTACAAGAGATACTTACTTATAAATCTGACCATCTTATAGCTCGCCAAGAAATACTTAATGCTACGATCTGGGGAAAAAGAATACCTAATCATGAGGATCCTCCAGAATCTTTTCGAGTGCTCGTTCGAGAACTACGATCTTTGGCTCTAGAACTGAATCATTTCCTTGTATCTGAAAAGAACTTCCAGGTTAATAGGGAGGAAGTTTGA